A section of the Candidatus Margulisiibacteriota bacterium genome encodes:
- the ilvC gene encoding ketol-acid reductoisomerase, producing the protein MVQTYYDKDADISILQDKTIAVIGYGSQGHAHALNMKDSGLRVVIGLRPDSAHAAAAKEAGFEVLPPADAAKKADLIMMLTPDEFAADIYKQDIEKNLQPGNILAFAHGFNIHFKYIAPPPDIDVIMVAPKGPGHMVRQLYTEGAGVPDLFAVQQDHSGQARNIAMAYAKAIGGTRAGIFETTFKEETETDLFGEQAVLCGGMSALVTAGFETLVEAGYQPTMAYFECLHEMKLIVDLIYKHGLAGMRYSISNTAEYGDLTVGPKIIDASVKARMKDVLKRIQSGEFADEFVKECKAGKPNMDKLRA; encoded by the coding sequence ATGGTGCAAACATATTATGATAAGGACGCCGATATCAGCATATTGCAAGACAAAACGATCGCGGTGATCGGCTACGGCTCGCAGGGGCACGCTCACGCGCTCAACATGAAAGACAGCGGCTTGCGGGTCGTCATCGGTCTGCGGCCAGACAGCGCGCACGCGGCGGCGGCCAAAGAAGCCGGTTTTGAGGTACTGCCTCCGGCTGACGCGGCCAAAAAAGCCGACCTGATCATGATGCTGACGCCTGATGAATTCGCGGCGGATATATACAAGCAGGACATTGAGAAAAATCTGCAGCCGGGCAATATTCTGGCTTTTGCCCACGGCTTCAATATCCATTTCAAATATATCGCGCCGCCCCCAGACATTGATGTGATCATGGTCGCGCCCAAAGGCCCCGGCCACATGGTGCGCCAGCTTTACACCGAGGGCGCGGGGGTGCCGGATTTGTTTGCGGTGCAGCAAGACCACAGCGGTCAGGCGCGGAATATCGCCATGGCTTATGCCAAAGCGATCGGCGGCACGCGCGCGGGAATTTTTGAAACGACTTTCAAAGAAGAAACCGAGACTGATCTTTTCGGCGAACAGGCCGTGCTGTGCGGCGGCATGTCCGCGCTGGTCACAGCCGGATTTGAAACTCTGGTCGAAGCTGGTTATCAGCCGACCATGGCGTATTTTGAATGTCTGCATGAAATGAAGCTGATCGTCGATCTGATCTACAAACACGGTCTGGCCGGTATGCGTTATTCTATTTCCAACACGGCCGAATACGGCGACCTGACTGTCGGGCCGAAAATCATCGACGCTTCGGTCAAAGCCAGAATGAAAGATGTGCTAAAACGCATTCAGAGCGGCGAATTTGCCGACGAGTTTGTCAAAGAGTGCAAGGCCGGCAAACCCAATATGGATAAACTGCGCGC
- the ilvN gene encoding acetolactate synthase small subunit codes for MKHIIAVIVDNKPGVLARVAGLFSRRAYNIDSLAVGPTETKDVSRITLVVHGNDEILEQISKQLNKLPDVKKVLDLSQGEFISREMVLFKVNAAPKTRHEIYALASAFRAKVIDIAEGSMIIEATGDTAKIEGLEALLEKYGLQAVVRTGKIALSRGKK; via the coding sequence ATGAAACATATTATCGCGGTAATCGTGGACAATAAACCCGGCGTGCTGGCGCGGGTGGCCGGGCTTTTCAGCCGCCGCGCTTACAATATCGATTCGCTGGCGGTCGGCCCCACGGAAACCAAAGACGTGTCGCGTATCACGCTGGTCGTGCACGGCAATGACGAGATACTGGAACAGATCAGTAAACAGCTGAACAAACTGCCCGACGTGAAAAAAGTTTTGGATCTGTCACAGGGTGAATTCATCAGCCGTGAAATGGTTTTATTCAAGGTCAACGCCGCGCCGAAAACCCGCCACGAAATATACGCGCTGGCCAGCGCTTTTCGCGCCAAAGTCATAGACATCGCTGAAGGCAGCATGATAATAGAAGCGACCGGCGACACCGCCAAAATCGAGGGTCTGGAAGCTCTGCTGGAAAAATACGGCCTGCAGGCCGTCGTGCGCACCGGCAAGATCGCTTTGAGCAGAGGCAAAAAATAG